One Nematostella vectensis chromosome 10, jaNemVect1.1, whole genome shotgun sequence genomic window, CTGTAAGAACCTAAATGGCAAACCTTCAGGGGTGAAGAAAGCAGAACTAAGAAGATACACGTAGAGAAAGAGGCGAAGAagaaagagaacaaaaattgTTCCTTCATCTTCCTCTCCTTTTCTGCATTATCACACATAATGGttaattttgtctttttttccttctccATCTCTgtttaccttattacacttattTTTTGCGACATTAAAATTTCACAATTTTGAGATATTTTGCAATATTTTgcaacactttattttcgcatttttcctatttttgtaaaaaccagatcactttatttttgcaatttcgcgattttaggataataaaatcaagcaaaacaagtggaattaaaatgtgctgttataatcaaaactgaaacaattcGTAACGAAAAGATGCGTGAgctaaatttagtttcataaaaatttataaatgcaagtccaactcaaccccttacggtactatatgtacattagatgactaaatagacaaggtattTCCTTAAAGTTATTAAATGGCCAATATtcccccaaaggcttcttgtgtactcacttaattttcgggCATCCTAATTTTCGTGACACTTAATTTTCACGTCCATTTCTTTTCGCGAAACTTTTTAAAATggcgaaattcgcgaaatcAAAGTGATgcaaaaattaagtgtaataaggtacttATATTTTAATACAACTCATTAAAATGAGTTCATGCTGAAAGTGCCCTGATGTTAGATATTGTGGTGGTGTTTACTGAGAATGAACTTTATCATAATTGGAATGTCAATGCatttgatttcattttttagATTGCTAACATTGGTCCGGCTGATTATAACTTTGATGAAACCATAAGCACACTGAGGTATGTGATAACACAGCCTTTAAATCTCTTTTGGATATAAAGGTCTTACACAAGATATTGACTCTTGGACTGTAGGTATGCTAACAGAGCCAAGAACATAAAGAACAAAGCCAAGATCAACGAGGATCCTAAAGATGCCTTACTCAGAGAGTTCCAGAAAGAGATTGAGAAATTGAAGGCACAGCTAGGAGATGAGGGTAAGGTACCTTAGTACTGGTAAACTTGAAAATGGGGTTGGACTGGATAATACAGAAATGTGCCAGAAAACCATCAAAATGGTGGAAGGATAGGCAGACAATCCATCTTCCTGGATCTACCCTTGCATTGGCTCACAAGAGAGCTGTTTGAATGGCATATCACTATTGCAAGCCAtttacttgtttgtttgtttgcttatGATCAGTAGCACAATCATGACACCATTTtagcaaaaacaacaaactgtCGCACAAAATAGTATACATCTCTCTCAGttcttatgcttttcacatgaaaCTTTTTATAATTGTAGTCCAATAACCAATTTACAAGaccaaggaaaaaatattatatttctgaGTAGACATTTCTTGACAAAAATCtagaaatttaataaacacaGCAAATTTAGAATGTAACGCGTTACATTTCCGGTCTAACACCGCATCACAAAATAACATTTTAGTTAAATTTTCTTAAAGGCTTTTAAAAAATCTGCTAAATTGAACCGACATAAATAaggataataatataacaaacaTATACAAGTAATTTTAAACAAATtcatttattgtatttgcaGATATTAAGATTTACAAAATATCGATGATGCGTCTAAACAGCATGTAACGCTCGTGTTATTAACAAACCTGCTCCACAAATAATGACCGATTTTAGGTACTATTAAAACAAATGTGATAAactaaattttaattttatgatGGGCAACAAATAAACTCCTTGTAAGCGAAGTTTTCAGACAATCCACCAAATAGTTTTTGCGAAAAAAAGACAACCAATAATTCGGAAACACTTTCTGTTACATTGAAAATGAGTTTAATTTTACACCATCGCAATCACAAAACACAAAATTTAGTAATAGTACTTTTATCAAACGGTACTCACTACGACATCCCCGCTTTGGGCTTGTGTTTAGCCGACATCCCTAAAGATTTCAGCCGAATTGCAATAGTTTTGAGCGAGAAAATCAAATTCCAATGATTCGGAAACACTTTTGTGCATTATTACAGTGCTCACAAAGCGTAACGAGCGTTACAGCTGGAAGAAAACGCGAAGAAAAACTgctaaaatgtttcaaaatattgtctcTGCTTGCTTCTTTCCTCGTCCTCGAAGACTTCCACGAGATCACATGCCTAGAACAATAGATTTATGGGGGTCCCAGCACAAAATGCAGGGGTTTTGTGCGTCataagttaaaaataaacgccCGCGGGTATTGCACAGAGAGTGCGTAGCACGTGTAGTCGGTCATTCggcaacacaatacacaagCTAACCTTTGAATATTCATATGGAAAATCCTGTTTCACGTAAGCAAGCTGCAGCActcaagaaaaaagaaataaaaaggacAAAAGACAAAGATTACTACGAGAAAAATCGCAACAAGAAAATAGCTCAAGTAATCGAGCGGCGAAAAGCGAGACGAGAGGAGACAAAAGGCAAGTCACGAACAAGAACGGAAATAAAGAAAGCTGCGTCAAAGAAGAGACGCAAAGAACAACGAGCTACCGCCAGAGAAGAActtgaaagaaaaagacaaatagCAAGAGAAAAGACAAGGGAAAGGGTCCGTAGATACCGCCAGAAAAATAaggaagaacaaggacaggagaaaaaaaatttgcaGAACACTGGGGAGAGATTCAAGAACCGCACGTCCAAAAAACGTGTTACTGACAAGGTCAAAGATAAACTTCCGCAAACTCCCGAGAAAAAAAGCCGAAGTACTAGAAACTTTGATAAACAGCCCgagaacaagaaaaatactTTCCAGGCAAGGGGTAGTGAAAACtccagaagaagaaaaagaaagtaacACGTTGAAAGCCCTCGCGTCGGACATCTCTGAAGGTTTGAAACACGTCAAACGTTCGGGATCGAACGAAAAACGCGCTGCCTACAAAGCACTTAAATCACTTGCCTTTGGAGATAATATAAAAAAGTCGAGAGCAAAAAAGTCCCTAGGAAAGTTAGTCGGCCTTAACGAAAAGAGCATCAGTAAAGCCATCAAAACAAGGGAGGAGATTTTAAAGGGAGAAGGAGAAAGTTGGCTTtatgtaaaaagaaaaacacgaCGAGATGCGCTCCCAGAAGAAGACGTTGAAAAAATTTACTGCTTCTGGGCCAGTTCGGCTAGTCGTCCTACAGGAGACAAAAGTGACTTTGTGAAAAACAGAGTTGGCAAAAAACAGTATTTAACCCACCCCAAGCATGTTCTCGAAACGAGCTAAACGGAGGCTTTCCAGGAATTTGCGAAGCTTCACCCTGAAGTAAAAGTAGCGCAACGCAAATTCGAGATGTTAAAACCTTACTTTGTAAAACAAGCAAGAGAAAGGGACAGAAAATCTTGCCTTTGCAGAAAACATGTCGAAACGAAAATTCTTTTCGACGCATGTATGAAGTTTCGAAAGGGTGTGGTCAAGACGACGGGAAACGAGAGCGAAGAGTCGCCCATTTTCAAAACGTTGACAGAAGCGGCTGATGCAACCTTATGCTCAAAGGAAGATGGGATAGAGCACCATAAAATCAAGTGCTTGGAGCGAGATTGCAACAGATGCTCTGTGGAGAAAATAAAACTACTTCCAGAGGAGTCTAGCAATGAAGGAAGTGTTTGTTGGTCTAGGTACGAGTACCTACCCACTGGAAAATTCCTTGCCAATGGTcaagagaaaaagaagataGCCTTGGTCCCCAAAGAAACACCACCCTCAGAAATgtttaaatatttcaaaaagctTTTGGAAGCCTATCCCCTGCATTCATTCATGGCTAAATGGCAACGTGAGCAACTTGATAATCTTTTGGAACACTTGCCACTTGGCCATGTCGTGTGCATTCACGACTATTCTGAGGGGTATGCGTGTCGCCAGCAAGATGAGATCCAATCAGAGTTCTTTGACGTAGCCAAGGCTTCTCTACATGTTACCATCTTACATCGCCATGCTGTTGAAAGTAAAGACGGGATCACAAGCACAGAGGCTGAGCCACACTTGATCAAAGAGCACTTGTTTGTGGTTTCCGATGATCCGACGCAAGACCATGACAGTGTGCACAAAGCCCAAGAGCTTATTCATGATTACCTGGTCAACGATGTGGGCTATAGCATTGAGCTCTTGCATGAATTTACAGATGGGTGCGCAGCACAATATAAGTCACGACACTGCATTGGAGATTTGTCATGTTCTCTGGCAGATTTTGGATATCCCATCCAAAGAAGCTTTTTCGAAACCTCCCATGCTAAAGGAGAGCAAGATGCTGCTGGCTCTCATGTAAAGCAGAAAACCAGCCAAGCCGTCCTACGCAGAAAAGCTAAAATCAATTCTGCAAAGGACATGTATGCTTATCTGGTTGCAAACTTTACAGAGCCAGCAGCAACTAGCTATGCTGCTCGTAGAACGGCTACCCAGCTGACGCGCcgtgttttcttttatgttcCGGCAAAAGGAGAGGGTGCAGTCTCCAGGAACCGTGATGGGCGAAAGTTCAAGGAAGCAAAGGGCATAAGAAAATGGCACTGTGTCAAGACACTTCCCCAGCAAGAGAAGGTCCTAGTACGGCATCGGACATGCTACTGTGTGAGCTGCATTGTGAAAGATGAAGATTCATGTACCAATAAGGCATGGCTTGATGAGTGGAAAGAAGTGACTATCCCTAGAGATGGTTCAGTTGCTATCACTCGTCAAGCCACAGAGCAGCCTGCTCTTGAACATGATACAGCATCACACATGGCAGATCTGGCTGCGTGCGGCAGCACTGTTGCCATTGAGGCTGAAGGTGATAGAATGTACGATTTCTATCTCCTCAAAGTCACGTCAGCAGGTGTTGAGGAGCTAGAACATGACTACACTGATGATTACCACAACACTGCACTGAGAGGAGAGTCTGTCTTGAAAGGGCATTTTTATCTCCGTGATAATATTCATGACATGACTTTCACCTTAAACGAAAAACGGATTGCAGTTGTTTATGCGGCCACTGTCCGCCATATTTGTGGTGACCTCCCCACTAAGAAAAGAGGCAAGAAACTTATTTACAAGCTTCCATTGAAGGAAAATGAAGCCATCCTTGCCATTCTTTGAGAAAAGTgacattttaaagtatttagTGTTACTTATACTGTATTCTGTGTGACATTGTAGTGGGAGCCACACCCGCAAAGCATTGtgggtaaaacacaaaaaatcgcaaaaatcATGAAGTAATgtaaaatatgaaataattTCAACTGTTTGTCAAAACATACTTCATAATTAGCCTGTAGAACCTTTGAATAAGGAAATTAAAGCATTTTGGTTTTTTAACCTAGTGTAACACAAAATGGATAGGTGACTGTGCTACTGATCTTATATATTTATACAGGATAGGCGTCCTTAAACAATTATATGTGATGGTGTTAGCAGGAGTCCTGATCTAACAAAAATTTAACAGAACTACACAAatacataaaaacataaaaaataatacataGAATCATCAGACAAACCattaaatataacaatataaaaattaaaaattctgGTCTTATGAGCTCCTCAGAATGACACTGAAGGCAGTGAAGGACTCTAATTAAACAATATTAGCTCCCTGAAAAGTAAGCAACTTTCGACCGAAATATGTTTTAACTTAAGGTCTCGGAAAAGGCAAACGACATGTCagcggaaaaaaatattgtcgtGCCGCAATTTTCATACATGTACAAattatatatcaaataatagattgaattatctcctgcaagttttatttttgcaatagctaattcagtgttttgaggcctcaaactcaaaagtacGGAGTTTACTCTAGAGCGTAATGCATCTTCACATTATTGCGCATTCACTTGCACGTTattgcatctcaatgacagatagatgTTCTACCGAAGTGTGTGAggactttttgttttttgacactgtcaacaaaatatcatgAATCAAAGTTGGAACTCTCGTTTCGGGCTAAATTTGGACAGGAAAAGTGCTAAAGCTATCTTCAGTCGAAAATTGAaaattcctcacacactttatgaCATGGCATAATAATCTATCAGATCCCGAAAATTTAAAGGCGATATCTTAAAACCTGTCACGATGTTAAGCCCGACAAGCTTGAGTTCTAGCCTCAAAATAATACGCTAGAAAAGTCAAAGATTTGGCGTGAAATCACGGTCAACAGGTCATGAGGAACAGCAAAGGCCCATTTTAGCCATCTTAGAATGcgatttatggaaaaaagttttttgcaaaaataagtAATCTCCTAGATCTTTAGGAATAAGAACATTAAAATGTTATTGAACATAAAGTTCTCATAGATCGTTATTCCTCTTGGTTAATAGGCAGTTCAACGCAAGCATTGACAATATCATTGTCCAACACAACATCACTTGTCTAATAAACACACACTGATTTCATAAGAGAAGTATGTGACCATAATGCACATACACATAGTGAATACAACCTGTTCACTAACTAAACCATCTCATTATCTGTTGTATTTCATGGATTGTCTGAAAACCCTGTATGTATGATATGGTAACATGGACTCTGTCTGCTGTTATCTGTTTGCTGAGAAAGAGGATATTTTGCAAGTCCTATATTTTGTGATGTAATGGACTTGTTGTTATCTTATAGGAGAAGGAGGTGAGGAAAGCTCATCAGAGGAGGAAGTGGAGGTAGAAGGCGTTATGGTCAAACGCAAAAAGAACAAGAAAGGTAAAACTGTTAGTTTTCTGCAACATGGCCTGACTGCATTGAGTATTCGTGCATTTCTTTCTGTGAAGTCTTCCTGTTGAGTTGCATTGAATTGTATTACATGTGTATTACAGATTTTATAAGTTTAGCATagccattattttttttttattaatttagaCAGTGGATAGATAGGGACGAGATATATTTCTCTGCATCAGAATATCAAATAGATACAAATTTGTGTACCATTTAGCAGGGACTGATTGCTTGTTTATATTTAAGGTCATGCCATACCCCCAGAGAAGATAGCTGAGATGAAAGCAAAGATAGAAGCTGAGAAGCTTCAGCTTCAGGAAAAGAAAGACATGGCTGAGGAAGAGAAGAACGCAGTAGCTAAGGAACTGGAAAAACGAGAAAAGGATCTTATGGAGGCTGAGTGAGTTAGAAATTGTGCTGCTTAGCATTTGTATCTATTTGGTGCACTGCTATTTGTGTGCTCAACAGCTATAATTGACATGCAGCAAAAAATTGTAGTGAGGGAGTGTTCATTGCATActctgaggggggagggaggataTATAGGGGGTGATCCGAAAACTTATAACTACCCAAGAGGGgaattttttcttaatttctcCTGAAATCCTGTGGGTTGTTGATGGAATAGCTCTAAATAAAGAATTCAGGGTATTTAATTAACTCTTCCTTAGCCTGTGCTTAGGGACAGCCCTGTGCTACCTTGCTGATGATCCACTGATCTCCACAGGGAAGAACAGAACAAGCTCCAGGAGAGACTCAAAGCAGTAGAGAGTAAGATCATTGTTGGTGGGGTGAATTTGGTAAGTCTCAGTGCTGATAAACTTCTTAAACTGATGCATGGCAGACTGATGAATAGATGTTTAGTGGGGGGTGAGAATatactttttatattttcttgctAAAAACTCCACCATGGAAAAAATGGTCTGTATTGGACTGAACTGGTTTGCATTAAGAATTTTAAGGCAAAAATTTATTGATTTTTAATAGCCATGTACAAAGGCCATGCTCTCCTGGGAAAAATTTTGAACTTCTGTAAGCTGGAAACTAAAATTACACAATTGTTTTAATTTCTTCATTTCCAGAAACATGACATGTTCCATGCAAAATTCAAGCTTCTCTATTATGCGTTATATTGCTAAGCATTATATCGCATCTGAAATCTCTTATAAATCTTACTGCAATTGCTTTTAAAAAACTTTTCCACAATATTTGAATAGCTTGAAAAAGCCAAAGAACAAGAACTACTTCTTGAGGAGTCTGCCAAGGAGTTGGCAGAAAGGAGGGAGAGGCAAGAGAACCTGCAGAAACTCATCAAGGAGAAGGAGGTCAGAACAGTTAAAGGGTGAACCTAAGCCATTAGGCCTCTTTACAATTGacctctttcttttctttagcAAGAGCGGATTGACATTGAAGAGAAATATGCCAGCTTGCAAGAAGAGGCATCAGGAAAGACAAAGAAGTTGAAGAAAGTGTGGACAATGCTGATGAGTGCTAAGTCAGAGGTAAGCATTCTGCCAGCTTCATGCTATGCTTTGACATTGCTGCACAGGGTATTTAAACACATACCATATGAAAGTTGTCAATTGTGGAGTATTTACATTTTAACTCTGTCTTATGCTGGAAGTTCTCCTTATCATTTTGTCTTTTCAAGATGGCTGATCAGCAACAAGAGCACCAAAGAGAGACTGAAGGACTTCTAGAGAACATCCGTGAATTGAGGCGTGAACTGCAACGTCAAGTGCTTATCATAGACAGTTTTATTCCTGTTGAATTCCAGGTAGGAAAAAACACCTCAAGTGAATACAGTCAAAGCACTCAGAAGCAATCATTCTTTGGAACTGAACTGGTGCTTAGTTGGTGCTGGCTTTCAGGAGCAGTCGCTCAGAGCAAAAAGAATTAGAAAGTTACAAAGCTCCTCAAAGATCCATACCATATAGGATCCCAAATTTAAACACCAATTCACTACTTTAGGTACACCCTTTGGGCTTTTCCCTTATTGGGCTGTGGCAGAAGGATGGAGGAGCAAGGGTAGAGGTTGCAGCTCCCTCctaccccccaaaaaagttGCAGTTAATGAAAGTTAGACATTCTTCCATAAATTTAATGTATTTCAGTGTTCATAATCTCAAGTTTCTTTGGAATCTGCGTTTTTAATCATGATATTAAAATTAGGCAAAAATAAGTTATAGTTAGGTCTGAGATACATAAAGTTTTTTCAGTCCTCAAATGTTCACTTGGCAATTGTTTTTCCTTGGTTTTCCCAGGAGCTGGTTGagcaaaataagctttggAATGATGAGATTGGAGAATGGCAGCTGGTAAGAATcagtcttgtttttttttttttttttattattccccTAGTCTTTCTACCCATTAGCTCACTATAATGGATGTCCTTCAATTGCTTTTCTAATTGTATTGTGCTGTTATTTTTTACAGAGGTATATCGCATACACCGGTAACAATATGCGACGTGCCACACCAAGTCCTGATCCCAAAGACAAACATAAGGATGTATGTTATCTGAATAATTATATCCTTTTAATTTATTCCCAATTATGCTATGGCACAAGGTTCAGAGTTTCTCTTCTTTAGCCCATTGCTGGCCCCACTAAGCTTTATGTTATTCTAATAAACCCTTCCTAATAAAATAATCTACTGGCTATTTACACTGTACCCATTTCCTGGTCAAGCTGAATTTAATAGCCTTCCATACTTGCAATCAAGAATGCCATAATTTTATCTTCTCCCTCAGTATAGATGGTGGATGAaaaattttattattactatttttgTTATTCTCCCCTCACCTATCCTCTCAGTGATTGGTTGCGCATAAGACCTCgattctttttttccattgTGTTCTATCGCAAGCTATTACTCTTGCCTCCTCCCAAGATTTCCATCCCGCCTCTGTTCTCTTTCCACCATTTGTTAGTACtgtacatatatttttttgtttgagggggaggggggggggcatgtcATTACTCTATTAGGGTTATACTTCGTCCATGTTATGTCAAAGAAGTAGCAGTCAATCATTAAATGTCTGTACCGTAGGTGAATGATACGGATATATCTGGTGTCTACCTAAGCTACAACCAAGTTGGGTACCCTTCCTCAAGCCAAGACCCATCAAGGCCCAAAACTGGTAGACCAAAGACTGCAGGCCGCCCAAAAACTAGCAAAAAGTGAGCAAGATTTTAATAGCAGCTTCAAGGCTTTCTAGTTGTCTTTGGTCTACCTAAAACTGGTAGACCAAAGACTGCAGGCCGGCCAAAAACCAGCAAAAAGTGAGCAAGGTTTTCAATAGCAGCTTCAAGGCTTTCTAGTTGTCTTTGGTCTACCTAAAACTGGTAGACCAAAGACTGCAGGCCGGCCAAAAACCAGCAAAAAGTGAGCAAGGTTTTCAATAGCAGCTTCAAGGCTTTCTAGTTGAAAGGCTACCAGAACTAGAagatttttgttaaaaagtaGTAGGGTCTTTTTGTGAGCCTGCATTTGGCAGAAACATATATTCCTTTATTGGGTTGAAGCAAAACTTATGAAAAGGGGAATCCTTGAATAAGAATAACTTTAAACTTCTGATTTTAGTCATGATCAAGAAACATTTGACTTCGTAATACCCCTTATACCCCATTCAATCCTCATAATATTTGTATCACTATTAACTTCTAGTTGTCTAAACATGATTCTTCTAAAAATATGCTTGTAGAGAAATAAAGTTAGTAAATCAATAATTTCTTGTGAGCAACCAGCTTGAAACAGGCTAGGGAATAGCACACCTGTAAAAGACGCTAGAAAAACACTTGCAccatccctcctcccccccgaTTTCCATCCATTTTATGAAACACTAATTGTCCCTTCATCATTTTCTAGGAAGCGAGCGAGTTCCAGTACTGATGCTGGTGCTACTAACAACAGCACATCCGAGAATAAGGAAGATGCAGCTAATTTCCCTCAGTCACGACGATTACTTAGCCCAAAGAAGCACTATCTATGAAATTGAACATCTTCAGTTGCTCCGCGATTCTAAAGGCATTTACTTAGACAAATGCATCTATGTACATACTGCAACCTTGCTTTTAAAATCAGTCATTCATTAATCCATAAAACACTAAATTGAAATTAAACTATATTCATAAACCCTTTCCCATTTGggcactttgtttcacgggtctATGAGAAACCACTCCTCCAGTAGAAAGGTTGCAATAAGCATCAAGAACTTTAAGTCACTGTGTAAAATTATTTATTGGACCAAGATAGAATGAAGTGCCTCAGTAAATTAGATATAAATAACAACTTCATGTGCAATACTACCTTATGATATAACAGGCAGTAATAACTTGGGTTCCATTGGCCAGAAGAGCCCCTTCAAGTGGCCTCCAATTATATACATTTCTCCCTAAATATTTTAGCATTAAACACTATTTTAACATTATCTTCTTGAAGATGAAATCTACACTGAACCACATTTTATGCGGTTCACCATGCTTTTCATATATTAAAATTCTCATAATATTTTAAACTTGTGctaatttatttaattttatatttttcttgggaCTTTGGCATCTCCAAGTCACACAAAACACAAAGTAACGCCAAAACAACCGAATCAACTGCACACTAGTATATTGTTAGTGTCTTAAAAACCATGTAGCAAGTCATGTTCCCATTTGAAATCAATGTAATatctaccctgggtaccagagcctccagacttctctcatccagtgacgctcagccaaaatgttGTGACGAGCGAAGCGAGGAGGCTCTGGGTGTTGGGCAGGTGAATAGCTTTTTTTCAGTTCCAGAAATACAGATTTTGTATTGCAGCTGATTGGTCAACGAGATTGTCATAGAAACACAAAACCATATTTGGTCAATATACCAATATTTGGGATTAGCTTGAGAAAAAacagttgttgttgttttgcaaaCGTTGAAAGTTCAGCTGTTCAATCCCGTGTAGTTGGTTTGCTTTCACAAAGTACACATGGATTTCAACGCTAGTTTCGACAACAGTCCTTGATTCTCCTAATTGTTTTCGGGCTGGGAGCTGCAGGGATCTTGCTGTTTGTACTGAAGGCGAAGTTGAAGATTGAGAAGGCGAAGTTGAAGATTGAGAAGGCGAAGTTGAAGATTGAGCTAAGCCCGCCCGCATCAGGGCGCGAACGGTGACTTTTTAGGCTTACAACCTAACACTCTCGATTGCTCACGTTTGAACTTGTTGTTGATTTAAACTTTTGCAGTTTCTATCAATTATTCCTTTACATTCTCTAGCTTTCCAAGCTGCCTTACGCAGGTGGTTTCTTATCGTAACATTTGCTGGTAAAGAATAATAAACAGACGTTCTATGAATCGCTCCTTCTTTGTCTTTAGAGCCAGTAAACAAATTAAACTTGCCTAAAAAAGTGCAGTTGCAGATATGACAGAAATAAGTGCAGAAAAATTTCTCCATGGACCATTCGGCCATACTTTTAATCATTCAAGtattaaaataacaacaaaacttTGAAAGCTTACAGCTCTCGTGATGCGAGACCAACATCATACCCGCAAAAGCGGTTTAGGCATGTAATTCCAGACTGGAACTGGAAAAAGCTACTTGCCCGCCCAAAGCCTCCTCACTTCGCTCGTTGCGACATTTCGGCCGAGGGTCACTGGGCAAAAGAAGTTTGGAGGCTCGGGTACTCAGGGTACATGTAATGTTGGTAACCTATACCAATCCCAAAACTTTGATTAGCTGTTTCCAAACCTTACCACCCACCCTTATTTTACTAAATTGTTGGTAAAGCTAGTCTCCCAGCTGCAGAAATCTAAAGAAGAAATTAATGtattaaatttactagcaaaCCGCCTGATCAGAGCATCTATTATCTAGGTATGGAAACAGCTGCCACCAAGAGGGGTGTGGCCACAAATAGCAAAATCCTAATTACTCTCATCACCATAGTAACCATCTAATAAATCACATAGTTCTTTCTCTTCCATCGGGGGTTTGTCTTCATCCTTAATCACGACTACTGGTGAGCCAACAGAGGCAAATTCTTGCTTTAAACACC contains:
- the LOC125573029 gene encoding uncharacterized protein LOC125573029, whose translation is MLKPYFVKQARERDRKSCLCRKHVETKILFDACMKFRKGVVKTTGNESEESPIFKTLTEAADATLCSKEDGIEHHKIKCLERDCNRCSVEKIKLLPEESSNEGSVCWSRYEYLPTGKFLANGQEKKKIALVPKETPPSEMFKYFKKLLEAYPLHSFMAKWQREQLDNLLEHLPLGHVVCIHDYSEGYACRQQDEIQSEFFDVAKASLHVTILHRHAVESKDGITSTEAEPHLIKEHLFVVSDDPTQDHDSVHKAQELIHDYLVNDVGYSIELLHEFTDGCAAQYKSRHCIGDLSCSLADFGYPIQRSFFETSHAKGEQDAAGSHVKQKTSQAVLRRKAKINSAKDMYAYLVANFTEPAATSYAARRTATQLTRRVFFYVPAKGEGAVSRNRDGRKFKEAKGIRKWHCVKTLPQQEKVLVRHRTCYCVSCIVKDEDSCTNKAWLDEWKEVTIPRDGSVAITRQATEQPALEHDTASHMADLAACGSTVAIEAEGDRMYDFYLLKVTSAGVEELEHDYTDDYHNTALRGESVLKGHFYLRDNIHDMTFTLNEKRIAVVYAATVRHICGDLPTKKRGKKLIYKLPLKENEAILAIL
- the LOC5519224 gene encoding kinesin-like protein KIF3A, whose amino-acid sequence is MPEKEDSGDNVRVVVRCRPLNEKEKGSGCKMCVNVDEGTGSIAVTPPGGRSSEPPKKFTFDRVFNVDCKQTDVYTDAARGIVESVLEGYNGTIFAYGQTGTGKTFTMEGVRSVPELRGIVPNSFAHIFGHIAKVDGHVRFLVRVSYLEIYNENVRDLLGKDQNAKLEVKERPDIGVYVKDLSSYVMNNADDLDRTMTLGNKNRSVGATNMNERSSRSHAIFSITVECSEKGLDGQQHVRMGKLHLVDLAGSERQAKTGATGVRLKEATQINLSLSTLGNVISALVDGKSTHIPYRNSKLTRLLQDSLGGNSKTIMIANIGPADYNFDETISTLRYANRAKNIKNKAKINEDPKDALLREFQKEIEKLKAQLGDEGEGGEESSSEEEVEVEGVMVKRKKNKKGHAIPPEKIAEMKAKIEAEKLQLQEKKDMAEEEKNAVAKELEKREKDLMEAEEEQNKLQERLKAVESKIIVGGVNLLEKAKEQELLLEESAKELAERRERQENLQKLIKEKEQERIDIEEKYASLQEEASGKTKKLKKVWTMLMSAKSEMADQQQEHQRETEGLLENIRELRRELQRQVLIIDSFIPVEFQELVEQNKLWNDEIGEWQLRYIAYTGNNMRRATPSPDPKDKHKDVNDTDISGVYLSYNQVGYPSSSQDPSRPKTGRPKTAGRPKTSKKKRASSSTDAGATNNSTSENKEDAANFPQSRRLLSPKKHYL